One Chlorobaculum limnaeum genomic window carries:
- the nifJ gene encoding pyruvate:ferredoxin (flavodoxin) oxidoreductase: MARTFKTMEGNEALAHVAYRTNEVISIYPITPASPMGEYSDAWAAVDVKNIWGTVPLVDEMQSEAGAAAAVHGALQTGALTTTFTAAQGLLLMIPNMYKIAGELTPCVIHVSARSLAAQALSIFCDHADVMSVRGTGFALLASCSVQEVMDMALISQAATLESRVPFLHFFDGFRTSHEISKIEVLSDEEIRSMINDELVFAHRMRRMSPDAPIIRGTSQNPDVYFQARESVNQYYEACPSITQKAMDQFAELTGRSYKLYQYYGAPDADRIVIMMGSGAETALETVEYLNNQGEKVGLVKVRLFRPFDISAFIASLPASVKSISVLDRVKEPGSAGEPLYLDVINAVAESFQGGKCVSMPKVVGGRYGLSSKEFTPAMVKAIFDNMNAESPMNHFTAGIDDDVTRKSLAYDETFSIEPDSVFRALFYGLGSDGTVGANKNSIKIIGENTDNYAQGFFVYDSKKAGSITTSHLRFGPEQIRSTYLITEAQFVGCHHWVFLEMIDVAKNLKQGGTLLINSVYSPEAVWSKLPRLVQQRLIDKQAKLYTIDAYKVAHESGMGQRINTIMQACFFAISGVLPGEEAVEKIKDAIRETYGKKGDEVVQQNIQAVDDTLANLHEVQIGAVADSPKEMRSPIVGDAPEFVCNVLAKIIAGEGDCLPVSELPADGTYPVGTAKFEKRNLALEIPVWVPELCIECGKCSMVCPHAAIRIKVYEPEHLENAPATFKSLEAKAANWKGMRYTVQVAPEDCTGCQLCVNVCPSRDKKVEGRKALNMHDQAPLRETESQCWSWFIDIPEFDRNKINPKLIKEQQLQQPLFEFSGACSGCGETPYVKLMTQLFGDRLVVGNATGCSSIYGGNLPTTPYATNPQGLGPTWSNSLFEDTAEFALGFRISINKQQEYALELVRKLAGEIGETLATAILETTQKSEPEIFEQRERVAILKEKLQQMKSPEAKNLLAVADMLVKKSVWAVGGDGWAYDIGYGGLDHVTASGKNVNMLVLDTEVYSNTGGQASKATPKAAVAKFAAAGRAATKKDLGLISMTYGSAYVASVAMGARDEQTLRAFIEAEAYDGPSIIIAYSHCIAHGFDLSSGLEHQKAAVDSGHWLLYRYNPERLKEGLNPLQLDSKKPKMPVEQFLNMENRFRMLKKTHPALAKQYFEAIQKEVDARWAHYEHLANRSVEGE, translated from the coding sequence ATGGCCCGGACATTCAAGACAATGGAGGGAAATGAGGCTCTTGCTCATGTCGCCTACCGCACCAATGAAGTCATCTCGATATACCCGATCACACCGGCCTCTCCTATGGGAGAGTACTCCGATGCCTGGGCCGCTGTCGATGTAAAAAACATCTGGGGCACCGTTCCGCTCGTCGATGAGATGCAGAGCGAGGCGGGCGCTGCCGCCGCTGTTCACGGCGCGTTGCAGACCGGCGCGCTGACAACCACCTTCACCGCCGCGCAGGGACTTCTGCTGATGATCCCGAACATGTACAAGATCGCCGGTGAACTGACCCCGTGCGTGATTCACGTGTCGGCCCGTTCACTCGCTGCGCAGGCGCTCTCGATCTTCTGCGACCACGCCGACGTCATGTCGGTCAGGGGCACCGGCTTCGCACTGCTCGCTTCGTGCTCGGTGCAGGAGGTGATGGACATGGCGCTGATCTCGCAGGCCGCCACGCTCGAATCGCGCGTGCCCTTCCTGCACTTCTTCGACGGCTTCCGCACGTCGCATGAAATCTCGAAAATCGAGGTGCTCTCGGACGAAGAGATTCGCTCGATGATCAACGACGAGCTGGTCTTCGCGCACAGGATGCGCCGCATGTCGCCGGACGCGCCGATCATTCGCGGCACCTCGCAGAACCCGGACGTCTATTTCCAGGCAAGGGAGAGCGTCAACCAATACTATGAAGCCTGCCCGTCCATCACCCAGAAGGCGATGGATCAGTTCGCCGAACTGACCGGCCGCAGCTATAAACTCTATCAGTACTATGGCGCTCCGGATGCCGACCGTATCGTCATCATGATGGGCTCGGGCGCCGAGACCGCGCTCGAGACGGTCGAATACCTCAACAACCAGGGCGAAAAGGTTGGTCTGGTCAAGGTGCGCCTCTTCAGACCCTTCGATATTTCCGCCTTCATCGCTTCCCTGCCGGCAAGCGTGAAGAGCATCTCGGTGCTCGACCGCGTCAAGGAGCCGGGCAGCGCTGGCGAACCGCTCTACCTCGACGTCATCAACGCCGTCGCGGAATCGTTCCAGGGCGGCAAATGCGTCTCGATGCCCAAAGTTGTTGGCGGACGCTATGGCCTGTCGTCGAAGGAGTTCACCCCGGCGATGGTCAAGGCGATCTTCGACAACATGAACGCCGAGTCTCCGATGAACCACTTCACCGCCGGCATCGATGACGACGTGACCAGGAAGAGCCTCGCCTACGACGAAACCTTCTCGATCGAGCCCGATTCGGTCTTCCGCGCGCTCTTCTACGGCCTCGGTTCGGACGGCACGGTCGGTGCGAACAAGAACTCGATCAAGATTATCGGCGAGAACACTGACAACTACGCGCAGGGCTTCTTCGTCTACGACTCCAAGAAAGCCGGTTCGATCACCACCTCGCACCTGAGGTTCGGCCCGGAGCAGATCCGCTCGACCTACCTCATCACCGAGGCGCAGTTCGTCGGCTGCCACCACTGGGTCTTCCTCGAAATGATCGACGTGGCCAAAAACCTCAAGCAGGGCGGCACGCTGCTCATCAACTCGGTCTATTCGCCGGAAGCGGTGTGGAGCAAACTGCCGCGCCTCGTGCAGCAGCGTCTGATCGACAAGCAGGCAAAGCTTTACACCATCGACGCTTACAAAGTCGCCCACGAAAGCGGCATGGGCCAGCGCATCAACACCATCATGCAGGCCTGCTTCTTCGCGATTTCTGGCGTGCTGCCGGGTGAAGAGGCGGTCGAGAAGATCAAGGACGCGATCCGCGAGACCTACGGCAAGAAGGGTGACGAGGTCGTTCAGCAGAACATCCAGGCGGTCGACGACACGCTGGCCAACCTGCACGAAGTGCAGATCGGCGCGGTAGCCGACAGCCCGAAAGAGATGCGCTCGCCCATCGTCGGCGACGCACCGGAGTTCGTCTGCAACGTGCTGGCAAAGATCATTGCCGGTGAGGGCGATTGCCTGCCGGTGAGCGAGCTGCCTGCCGACGGCACCTACCCGGTCGGCACCGCGAAGTTCGAGAAGCGCAACCTGGCGCTCGAAATTCCGGTCTGGGTGCCGGAGCTTTGCATCGAGTGCGGCAAGTGCTCGATGGTCTGCCCGCACGCAGCCATCCGCATCAAGGTGTACGAACCGGAGCACCTCGAAAACGCCCCGGCGACCTTCAAGAGCCTCGAAGCCAAGGCGGCCAACTGGAAAGGAATGCGCTACACCGTCCAGGTGGCTCCCGAAGATTGCACCGGCTGCCAGCTCTGCGTCAACGTCTGCCCGTCCAGGGACAAGAAGGTCGAGGGACGCAAGGCACTGAACATGCACGACCAGGCTCCGCTGCGCGAGACTGAATCGCAGTGCTGGAGCTGGTTCATCGACATTCCGGAGTTCGACCGCAACAAGATCAATCCGAAGCTCATCAAGGAGCAGCAGCTCCAGCAGCCGCTCTTCGAGTTCTCCGGCGCCTGCTCCGGCTGCGGCGAAACCCCGTACGTCAAGCTGATGACCCAGCTCTTCGGCGACCGCCTCGTCGTTGGCAATGCCACCGGCTGCTCGTCGATCTACGGCGGCAACCTGCCGACCACGCCCTATGCGACCAACCCGCAGGGTCTCGGCCCGACATGGTCGAACTCGCTCTTCGAGGACACGGCGGAGTTTGCGCTCGGCTTCAGGATTTCGATCAACAAGCAGCAGGAGTATGCGCTCGAGCTGGTCAGGAAGCTCGCAGGCGAAATAGGCGAGACGCTCGCAACCGCCATTCTCGAAACCACGCAGAAGAGCGAGCCGGAGATCTTCGAGCAGCGCGAGCGCGTGGCAATCCTGAAAGAGAAGCTCCAGCAGATGAAGTCGCCTGAAGCGAAAAACCTTCTTGCTGTGGCCGACATGCTGGTCAAGAAGAGCGTCTGGGCCGTTGGCGGCGATGGCTGGGCCTACGACATCGGTTACGGCGGTCTCGACCACGTCACCGCGTCGGGCAAGAACGTCAACATGCTGGTGCTCGACACCGAGGTTTACTCCAACACCGGCGGCCAGGCATCGAAAGCCACGCCGAAAGCCGCGGTCGCCAAGTTCGCCGCAGCAGGCCGCGCGGCAACGAAGAAGGATCTCGGCCTGATCTCGATGACCTACGGCAGCGCCTACGTGGCCAGCGTCGCCATGGGCGCGCGTGACGAGCAGACCCTGCGAGCCTTCATCGAAGCCGAGGCTTACGATGGCCCGTCGATCATCATCGCCTACTCGCACTGCATCGCCCACGGCTTCGACCTCTCGTCGGGCCTGGAGCACCAGAAGGCGGCAGTCGATTCCGGCCACTGGTTGCTCTACCGCTACAACCCGGAGAGACTCAAAGAGGGCCTGAACCCGCTGCAGCTCGACTCGAAGAAGCCGAAGATGCCGGTCGAGCAGTTCCTGAACATGGAGAACCGTTTCAGGATGCTGAAGAAGACCCATCCGGCGCTCGCCAAACAGTACTTCGAAGCGATCCAGAAAGAGGTAGATGCCCGCTGGGCCCACTACGAGCACCTGGCCAACCGTTCGGTCGAAGGCGAATGA
- the rlmB gene encoding 23S rRNA (guanosine(2251)-2'-O)-methyltransferase RlmB → MDRTDHAVIPAPEPREQVVYGRNAVIELLQSKPESVEKIYLQFNTTHPKLKEIVITARRLKIPCGKARMEKLTLIAGTAKNQGVCALLTSVTFYTLDEVLAAPRNSSPLLVILEGLEDPHNVGAIIRTAEAVAADAVIMIDGKGAPISASVHKASAGALSHMRVCKVKSLVKTLDLLHERGFSVVAADMEAEHNHTDIDWTRPTVLVMGAEGSGLGSETRKRCDRIVRIPMAGCVESLNVSVAAGVMLYEAMRQRLG, encoded by the coding sequence TTGGACAGAACAGACCATGCCGTCATTCCAGCCCCGGAGCCTCGCGAACAGGTCGTCTACGGCCGTAACGCCGTTATCGAGCTGTTGCAGTCGAAACCCGAGAGCGTCGAGAAGATTTACCTCCAGTTCAACACGACCCATCCCAAGCTCAAGGAGATCGTCATAACTGCTCGCCGCCTGAAGATTCCCTGCGGCAAGGCGCGCATGGAGAAGCTTACGCTCATTGCCGGTACGGCCAAGAATCAGGGGGTGTGCGCCCTGTTGACCAGCGTGACCTTCTACACGCTCGACGAGGTGCTCGCCGCGCCGCGCAACAGCTCCCCGCTCCTCGTGATTCTGGAGGGGCTCGAAGATCCGCACAACGTCGGTGCGATCATCCGCACCGCCGAGGCGGTGGCCGCCGACGCGGTCATCATGATCGATGGCAAGGGAGCGCCGATCAGCGCGTCGGTGCACAAGGCATCGGCGGGAGCGCTGTCGCACATGCGCGTCTGCAAGGTAAAAAGTCTCGTCAAGACGCTCGATCTCCTGCACGAGCGCGGATTCAGCGTCGTGGCCGCCGACATGGAGGCGGAGCACAACCACACCGACATCGACTGGACTCGCCCCACGGTGCTCGTGATGGGCGCGGAGGGCAGCGGCCTCGGCTCCGAAACCCGCAAGCGCTGCGACCGGATCGTGCGCATCCCGATGGCCGGCTGCGTCGAGTCGCTCAACGTCAGCGTGGCAGCAGGCGTGATGCTCTACGAAGCGATGCGCCAGCGGCTGGGGTGA
- the gcvH gene encoding glycine cleavage system protein GcvH, with protein sequence MNIPDNLRYTKDHEWIKLLDDGVTAVAGITDFAQSELGDIVFVETKAVGTKVAAHGAFGTVEAVKTVADLFAPVAGEIIEVNGGLDDAAIVNSDPYGEGWIVKMKLDNPADVEALLSPADYRAQIGE encoded by the coding sequence ATGAATATCCCTGACAATCTCCGCTATACCAAAGACCACGAATGGATCAAGCTGCTTGATGATGGCGTGACCGCTGTGGCCGGCATCACCGATTTCGCTCAGTCCGAGCTGGGTGACATCGTGTTCGTCGAAACCAAAGCTGTCGGCACGAAGGTCGCGGCGCATGGCGCATTCGGTACCGTCGAAGCGGTCAAGACCGTGGCTGACCTGTTCGCTCCGGTGGCGGGCGAGATCATCGAGGTCAACGGCGGGCTCGACGATGCGGCGATTGTCAACTCCGATCCCTACGGTGAGGGGTGGATCGTCAAGATGAAGCTGGATAACCCTGCCGATGTCGAAGCGCTGCTTTCGCCTGCGGACTATCGCGCGCAGATCGGCGAGTGA
- the gcvPA gene encoding aminomethyl-transferring glycine dehydrogenase subunit GcvPA, producing MPFIVNTDAERAEMLSQIGVQNFDELIADIPEEIRLKRALDLFPAMGEPEVKRLLELMAASNAATCDHVSFLGAGAYDHFIPAAVKTISSRSEFYTAYTPYQAEVSQGTLQAIYEYQSVMCRLYGMDVANASMYDGASALAEAALMAVNITGRNGVVVAGKLHPYSRQVLETYLEAAGERAIVQNSIENGIGSVASLEALVTSEVAAVIVQQPNFYGCLEEVEVIGEIAKKNGALFIVMADPVSLGVLEAPGNYGADIAVGEGQPVGNAQSFGGPYLGIFTVKQAHVRKIPGRLVGMTKDKDGNDGFILTLQTREQHIRREKATSNICSNQALCALQSVVHLSLLGKEGIRDVANRSMQKAHYLADRIAELPGFSLKYSAPFFREFVVETPIPAATIIEKMLEKKVFAGVDLSAWGEDGLLVAVTEKRTKEELDSFVSELASLG from the coding sequence ATGCCTTTCATTGTCAATACCGATGCCGAGCGGGCCGAGATGCTCAGCCAGATTGGCGTCCAGAATTTCGATGAGCTGATCGCCGATATTCCCGAGGAGATTCGCCTCAAGCGGGCGCTCGACCTCTTTCCTGCGATGGGCGAGCCGGAGGTGAAGCGTTTGCTCGAACTGATGGCTGCCAGTAACGCCGCCACCTGCGACCACGTGAGCTTCCTCGGCGCGGGGGCGTACGACCACTTTATTCCGGCGGCGGTCAAAACCATCTCCTCGCGGAGTGAATTCTACACGGCTTATACGCCCTACCAGGCCGAGGTGTCGCAGGGCACCTTGCAGGCGATCTACGAATATCAGAGCGTGATGTGCCGCCTGTACGGCATGGACGTGGCCAACGCCTCGATGTACGACGGCGCGAGCGCGCTTGCCGAAGCGGCGCTGATGGCCGTGAACATCACCGGGCGCAACGGCGTCGTGGTGGCGGGCAAGCTGCATCCCTACAGCCGCCAGGTGCTCGAAACCTACCTCGAAGCCGCCGGAGAGCGAGCCATCGTGCAGAACAGCATCGAGAACGGCATCGGCAGCGTCGCCTCGCTCGAAGCGCTCGTCACCTCCGAGGTGGCGGCGGTGATCGTGCAGCAGCCGAACTTCTACGGCTGCCTCGAAGAGGTCGAAGTCATCGGCGAGATCGCAAAAAAGAACGGCGCGCTCTTCATCGTCATGGCCGATCCGGTCTCGCTTGGCGTGCTCGAAGCGCCGGGCAACTACGGCGCGGACATCGCCGTTGGCGAAGGTCAGCCGGTCGGCAACGCCCAGAGCTTCGGCGGGCCGTACCTCGGCATCTTCACGGTCAAGCAGGCGCACGTGCGCAAAATTCCGGGTCGCCTCGTCGGTATGACCAAGGACAAGGATGGCAATGACGGCTTTATCCTGACGCTCCAGACCCGCGAGCAGCACATCCGCCGCGAGAAGGCGACCTCGAACATCTGCTCGAACCAGGCGCTCTGCGCGTTGCAGTCGGTGGTGCACCTGTCGCTGCTCGGCAAGGAGGGCATCCGGGATGTGGCCAACCGCTCGATGCAGAAGGCGCACTACCTGGCCGACCGCATCGCCGAACTGCCCGGCTTCTCGCTGAAGTACAGCGCACCTTTCTTCCGCGAATTCGTGGTCGAAACGCCCATTCCGGCGGCGACGATCATCGAGAAGATGCTGGAGAAAAAGGTGTTCGCCGGCGTCGATCTCTCCGCATGGGGAGAAGATGGCCTGCTGGTCGCCGTCACCGAGAAGCGCACGAAAGAGGAACTTGACAGCTTCGTCAGCGAACTCGCGTCGCTCGGCTGA
- the dapA gene encoding 4-hydroxy-tetrahydrodipicolinate synthase has protein sequence MSNRLISGSAVALVTPFHEDGSIDFEALRRLVRFHRDAGTDIVLPCGTTGESPTLTNDEEAEIIRVVCEEAGESMMVAAGAGNNDTRHAVELARNAEKAGAQAILSVAPYYNKPSQEGYYQHFRRVAEAVSIPVIIYNVPGRTGSNVSAATILRLARDFENVLAVKEASDNFEQIMTLIDERPENFSVMTGEDGLMLPFMALGGDGVISVAANQVPKVVKGLIDAMKAGNLDEARAINRKYRKLFRLNFIESNPVPVKYALSLMGMVEEVYRLPLVPMAESNKAILRAELEQLGLI, from the coding sequence ATGTCCAATCGTCTTATTTCAGGTTCAGCCGTAGCCCTTGTCACGCCGTTCCACGAGGACGGATCGATAGATTTCGAAGCCCTTCGGCGGCTGGTGCGGTTCCATCGCGATGCAGGAACCGACATCGTGCTTCCCTGCGGCACCACCGGCGAGTCGCCCACCCTCACGAACGACGAAGAGGCGGAGATCATCCGCGTCGTCTGCGAGGAGGCTGGCGAGTCGATGATGGTGGCCGCCGGCGCGGGCAACAATGACACCCGGCACGCGGTCGAGCTGGCGCGCAACGCCGAAAAGGCCGGGGCACAGGCCATCCTCTCCGTCGCGCCATATTACAACAAGCCTTCGCAGGAGGGGTACTACCAGCACTTCCGCCGCGTGGCCGAAGCGGTCTCGATTCCGGTGATCATCTACAATGTGCCGGGGCGCACCGGCAGCAACGTGAGCGCCGCGACGATTTTGCGGTTGGCTCGCGATTTCGAAAACGTGCTCGCCGTCAAGGAGGCGTCGGACAACTTCGAGCAGATCATGACGCTCATCGACGAGCGCCCGGAGAACTTCTCGGTGATGACCGGCGAGGACGGGCTGATGCTGCCCTTCATGGCGCTCGGCGGCGACGGCGTGATTTCGGTGGCGGCCAACCAGGTGCCGAAAGTGGTCAAGGGGCTGATCGACGCCATGAAGGCGGGCAACCTCGACGAGGCCCGCGCGATCAACCGCAAATACCGCAAGCTTTTCCGCCTGAACTTCATCGAGAGCAACCCCGTACCGGTCAAGTACGCGCTCTCGCTGATGGGCATGGTCGAAGAGGTGTACCGCCTCCCGCTCGTGCCTATGGCCGAGTCGAACAAGGCGATTCTGCGAGCGGAGCTGGAGCAGCTCGGGCTGATTTGA